In Aedes albopictus strain Foshan chromosome 3, AalbF5, whole genome shotgun sequence, the genomic window cacaccatgaattagtggTCACCCGTTTAGTGGACTGCTTTTACCGAAACAGCCGTCCGTAGTGTCATCTCAATAGAATTGAGATAACTGCTACCGACGCTACACTGATgaccaacttcatacgggctgATATAGCTTTTCTTTTAAGTATCCCTATGGTCCTAGGGCAAAAGcattagacttcgccactgctctagtcttcgccccctccatacaaatgtcattttttatgtatgaagtggttaGATTAGTGCaaaattttaggggggcgaagtctagtgtttttaccctatatcCTACCAAGTAAACATTCTTTCCTATCAGATTTTTAAGGATACACTTAGTATGGTATAACATTAAACAAAAATCTGTTTGGCTACTAGGCATCTATCTTGCGAGTAAGTATAAAGGATTCGAAGCATTAATTCTACAAAAAACATTTCACAAACGTTGTCTACATATAAGCGAACTAAACAAGAATGTGAACTTTGGAATCCGAGAACTTTTTGAAAACCAATGAATAGCTTTAATAATTACCTTGATCAACGGACATGTGGTGACTGTTGGCGCTACAATTCATCGCCATCACGGAACTTTTCGGACGTTCCGGCGTGCTTCGATAGATAGCATCATGGTCTGACAGCTCGGTGGAATTGGACCCGGGTTTCAGCGGCGAAGGAGACGTCGAGCTCTTGGAAATGGGCGACAGAGCTCCGAAAGATTCCTTTTCCTGTTCCACAACGGGGCTGAGGGAGATGTCCTCCGGATCGATTCTGATTTCTTGCGATCCAAAGCAACGTGACCGTTTCAAGTTTTGTGCGGACTCTTTGTCGACTTCCGGAGTGACCGGCGCCGGGCTAAGCGAATGCATATCCAAATGATCCAGAGAATCTTCCTGATCGCGAGATTCTGAAACGGTCGATGCCGCCGAGCAGTTGAACAGTTTTCTACGGAGGGACGCATCTCGAGCATCGTGATCGATGCTTGTGTCAGATTCGTTAATTGATTCGTGGGTTTGCTGTTGATTCTGTGGAATAAAAAAAATTTAATAGGAACAAATTATGTTGAATTTACCAAACCTACATCATGGAAACTAAAGTAGGGCGCCAACATGTCTTCAACTTCTTTGGGTAAAATCGGTGGGAAAGTTAAAACAGTCTGGGTCACTCCGTCCCGTTTCCGTTTGGACTTTCTGCCCATAAAACTGTCGATGGCCGTAGATTCTCCATTCAATATGATTTTCTGGCTACGTAGTTGGCAGTCGATGGGGCTAGGAACTGAAAAGTAGGACATTCCGTTAGTTCGAACGCCAACGGTTTCTAACGGTCATTTTCACAGACGATGCTACCTACCTATGCTGTGATCTTTAAAGTACGCACTGATTGCTGCTTGGGCCTTCGCTTCCAGCACCGGGTCTGGTGTTTCCATAAATTGCGTTTCATGGGCTTCCACATTGGCCGGGCCCAGATAGCTCACCTCGTCAATGGTCCATTCGAACTGTGTGACGCTACCGCTCTGGGGCGTACTAGGCCGTTGAAAAAGCGAAGGGCTACAAATCACTGGCAGGTGCAACCGATCCGTCAGATGAGCCTCAAATGGGTTTATCACTTTTCCCTTAACCATTCTTGAGGGAGGCGTCTGGATGACCGGAAGTAAATTAATCCTACTGGTTCCGGCAGCCGTCCTGGATAGAGACGTTGGCGTGTATGCCTTGACCGACGGTGAGTTCGCACCGGTCGTTGACTTCCTAGCAGCGTTGAACGCATTCTGGAAGATCTTACGAGGTGTGAGGAATGCTTCCTGTTCCATTCTATAACCGATTCTAGGAATCTTCCAACCAGCAATTCATGAACACAATCTTTTGTAATCACACTATTCTAACTTGAGCACTGGTTTTTCATAATAAGCACTAATCACAGTTTAAGCATTTGGATATTTTATCTAACTTAGAATTATTTAATTACTGGTTTTTAAATCCATGAGACCAATCACGGGCGGTTTTTGTCTAGCAGTAAGTTCGACGGTTGTGATTCAAAGGGCAAGAAAAATCCGTTTGACCGTTCCCGCATTCGACGAGCGAACGGATTTTCCCGCGGGCACTACAAACAAGAAGACACCATCTGTTTTGACACATCGTTATCGAAGATCGACGGCTTTTTAAATTAGTCGACGAAAAGGATGTTTTACACACTCATCCGAATTTGTTCATCTTAAGAAATAATAATTATTCAAATCACATTTTCTGCAGTCGGGCTTATAGCACGTttatatttctagattgagtttaaataagggcgaaagtaacatgagagagttctcttcatcgactctcgcttctgcaaattaaagtgacaagatgaaaATTCATTTGAACTTTTTTAAGCTTaggcgctagattgcatcgcaacctagcgatttatgaccaaaaagttcaaccatacttgcatcttgtcactttaatttgaagaaattagagtcgatgaagagaactcgctcatgttactttcgcccttacttaaactcaatctagatttcgacactgattcttcattagggcctaactgacattatcgatttctcttcatcgatcctctctttgtgttattacggaaagagTATTgggttttccaaagtttttttggtTGGAATGcaaagacgacgactacatcttgctttagaaacaaaaagaataatgattttgtttgttttgatcaagttataagcgaaagagagagtcgatgaagagaaatcgatcaagtcagttaggcccttatgaaaaatcaatgtcgattttattaaatttcattgTCGTCGCGATAAAGATTTGatttataaattttattttgTGATGTGCGCACACTCATACGCGGAATGATGTGATGTGCGCACACGCGGAATCATAATAATGCATAATATCTATTAAAAGGATCATATGAATAAATATGCCGGCAAATAATTATTTTGCTGGTTTAtgtattctagattgagtttaaataagggcgaaagtaacatgagagagttctcttcatcgactctctcttcttcaaattaaagcgacaagatgcaagtatggttgtactttttggtcataaatcgctaggttgagatgcaatctagcgtctaagtttaaaaaagttcgattgaatttgcatattgtcactttaatttgcagaagagagagtcaatgaagagaactcgctcatgttactttcgcccttatttaaactcaatctaggtaTAATAGTtattgtaacgagttgcaaaaagttgattttttcagcacgagtcgtgcatttatccaacgaggcttgccgttcAGTGTGGGCAGTAACGCTTTGTCAAATAGACCCCCCTCCCTAAATCTTTACGTAATTTGTAAACGGCGGCATAAATTACTAAAatttaattatttcaataaaaattatggcacaataattaatgtTACCCACATTGTCACACCCCTCACTAATCGATGAACAATCTCCCGTTCCGTTTCCAACGCGTTCCATTTCGGAGGTAAACAAACTGGTGATTGTCAAAAATGTGTGATGCGCTTCTCCGGTATCTCGCAAAGCAAAAAGTTTTAAATcgtttagttttaaatattcaaaaattttgtaaaaatgctCGCTTTACAACCCGGTACGACGACAGCCGGAATTCCAGATAAGCTATGGCAACCACATTTCGTCACATTTGAAACTACGTAAGTGCAAAGATTAAATCACCTGAATATAACAAACTTATGGCGGTAATCTTTCCTCATCTAGAATGGGTGAAATTTCTATTGAACTGTACTGGAAACATGCGCCCAACACCTGCCGGAACTTTGCTGAGCTGGCGCGCCGAGGCTACTACAACGGAACCATATTCCATCGCATCATTCGGGATTTCATGATTCAAGGCGGCGATCCAACCGGTACCGGACGTGGAGGACAATCCATCTATGGGGCAACGTTTGCCGACGAGATCAATGCCGACCTGAAACACACCGGCGCCGGAGTGGTTTCGATGGCCAATTCTGGTCCGGACACCAATGGGTCACAGTTCTTCATTACTTTGGCGCCAACGCAGTGGCTCGATGGGAAGCACACCATATTTGGGCGGATCCACACCGGCATGCAAGCAATCAAACGGATAGGTCAGGTGGAAACGGACAAAAATGACCGGCCCGTGGAACAGGTAAAAATTTTAAAGGGCAAGGTGGAAAAGTATTGAGTTTAATAAATCTTAATATTTGTTTGTAAATTAATTGTTTTGGCATTACAGAAAATCATACCATAATTAGGGAAACGTGTTCTAGGGGCAGTAATCAAGGTGCCATAAGTCCTAGTCCTAGCATTAAGGTTACACAGTCATGAATCAATATTCCTTCTGAAGGTGTTATTATAGCGGTCGGCGGTCGTCCATCAATAAATTGAcctttatgtggccggcaggataGAGATTATGAAGTTGATACTTTGCTAGATATAAGAACTCATGAATCTATTAATCGGGTTGACCGAATCTTCAAGTTAGGAGGGGCACAGGGAGGGGCcttcaaagtcgcccaagaaacatttGTAGACGCGTCGTGTCGTGCGCTGAGATAGTCGTTATCTCTTttagttcaaaagttacaggcatttttcttaaaaaaatcattgtttttttaaaaaggtgttttgacgggttggggcaaacataaaaaatatcttttgcccgcattcaaaagaagaaatgttgttataaaacatatcaaaaaattagcgggtggttatttttgtaactcaagtgaaaaatacttgaaaagtgcctgattttttttagaaaatcatcaatatcttttgaacggaatgacgtagcagcattctcagcgcacgaaaatgcgcattTTTTgaagctgtaaaagtggttcttaggcgactttgacgagaaatttgaaacaaaaaaaaataaagcaataaaacgatttgttctagcgtcaccctatcgaaacagtttaaacgctttatcttttttgtttcaaacttctcatcaaagttgtctaagaactatttttagagctttaaaaacgcacattttcgtgcgctgagaatgttgctacgtcattccgttcaaaagatattgatgattttctaggaaaaataggcactttttaagtatttttcacttgagttacaaaaataacacccctctaatgttttgatatgttttataacaacatttgttcttttgaatgcgggaaaAAAATTATGTCTGCCCCAATCCGTCATAATACCTTTTTCAAAAACTATGATTGTTCAAGAAAAACGcatgtaactattgaaccaaagagataacgaccatctcagcgcacgaaacgacgcgtcttcaaatgctctaacAAGTGTATTGgtattttctatatcctaatcgaaagagctcattttcctgagtgtaacatgattttattgcgatccaattcctttgttttgatggttaaatatacaaaacaaatttaatttctgtggatagaatgacagttcattcgataaaatgacagttcgccccgaacaaaaaaaaaatccccatacaaactttaaatgcattttaaaaatagttcccggccaccaaaaaatatgaaattttggatttctactaatttttggacggagaatccgattatgaaataatctgaatacccctaaagaacccaattgtcattattgttgcgtgatggttaaaatttgattcagtgtatctccgtcaattttaaaatagggtggggcggggcaagatgggtcgcctaaggatgggtcaccataactttgtaaatacaaatcggattggtttgtagtcgtccgctactctttaatacactagttagctatgctaaaagtcgataaaaagttcattaaatacaaaatatgatgttaaacaagcagttttaaaaagtgatcgattttgcgccgtgaaaaaagtgcggggcaagatgggtcaccttttaagtaattcacattttctcaacgaaaaacgtcaaaatataagatttgcttcgcattcatatatgctccatattcatactgagtaaacaagagctactagtaaacattttataaatttatttggaatataaaaaactttacgatttgagtggtcctgagacgacttgaaaatcgatgttttcactaaaaaattatcataattttatgttataattttaggcGTTCATTCCGCCTGATTGAAGtgagttatgagatagtcttgtaataaaaaataaataacttttaaatGATCCAAGAATACGCTCAATATtggaggtgacccatcttgccccgcggtggtttatatggagaatatatgggatgtatcgcataagaaaaatggctaaaaaccattttattttttatttccaatgagagtgaataatttttcaatcaataccctaatcttttgtatattcatgctggtcacctaacaaaattattaacataatcaaaacataagtaattcgctcgaaaatggcactgacccatcttgccccgagacccatcttgccccgccccaccctatgttCGTTCATTCACTCAGGAACTCATCAATTCATTTCGAGAAAATATTTGGTTGCACCGATCTGATCAACgtggtttttggaaaatccggtTTTTCGAGAGCATGTCCCTATAATATTATTATATGTATTGAATTATATTATATCATATTGAAGCCCACATTGATCCTATATCGCAGCTTCAAAGTCAATACCGTGCGGTaccccccagtcaaccagtgatcatataagatgttgcataggatgttaaagtggaggcgatatgcgtacattttacatgcgcctaaatggaggcatgtacgaatatggcctccactttatcatcttatgcaacatcatatatgattactggttgtctgggccatattctgaacggttaagggaatctcacaacaaacactaaaataaatggATGTTCTTGTTGCTAGAGATAATGCTTCACATTACTATCAAATGTGTTtgttgtctagctaaatgtataaaataaattaaacctcataataacttccagtctctgatctagacatatttttgtttgtggacgacgtgttcctaattatggacaccataagaagcagtggtcctaattctgaacacatagtgttatttactatgtacaaacacattctctacgttcgcagttcagtcaaaaacgatatcagggtggccacagactcgggaaatgcgggaaaaagtcgggaattgaaatccatcgggaaatatgcgggaataagtcgggaattttatttatgatcgggaatttttaaaatgatgTGTAACTCCTCCAGAATGTAAACTCTAACCTATATTTAGCATTTGATTCACTTCAAATCCAgattcttacacagtttcagaagcTTCACGCAAGAATTTCAAAATCCAAATGATGCAGATGAGCATTGGATTCTGAATTACGAGTGATTTTTTTGTTTGATAGGAATTATACGATAACAGGTTTTCATTGTCCGGATGCTCGAGTCAACAATTGGACCTTAAAATTAGGCAAAACATatttcaaatcataatttttagaAATGAAGTTTAGAACGACTAAAACACCCAATctaaaaaacgtgaaaaaagtatCGCAAAAATAATTTTGGTAGTTAAACTTTGAATGTTTTTATCAAAAATGCCTTGAAATACTTCTCCAACATCTTCTTAGAAAATTTTTAGCTTGTTACTTGGTAGAAATTTTCTACATGAAAAAGAGCGTGCCTCTGAAGCAGATCTACTGACACacacacacttaatttagaattCCGAATCTCGGTTTACAAATGCCGAGATTTGTTACTCAAAACCGGCGGTTCTAGATTCATtttaaatcctaaagaaattcgactttttttggacaaattaCTTTTTTTGAAAAGATGTACCTATACCTTGACCTATACTCTACGCATAAGTTCCCATCGAAAATTATTCACGAGTTTTCAAATAAGTTCTTCAAAAATGGGATTAGAAATTAGGCCAGGATATCGAATTTTTCCTGATAGATAGAAAAAGCCTAACAAATTTAGTCAGAAATttcaaagttttgtttttttagggtttgagaatttttgtacgAATTCGACTAAAAATTGTTTATGAATAGAAAACCTTCTATGACAATCAccagatattttcaaaatttgagaaaaattccgCTATCACGCTAAGTCTAAAGGTAAGTATTGTGAAAAGTGAATATACCCCAAATGTTTTTCGCTAGGATCGAAGATTTGGACCTCTAGTAtcagaatctgtgcggcttaGAATATTTCACCTTGGGtttttttaaccctcgagtgatcgcgctgttgtattttgtacaacacgttgaaaaaatctcgctttttgaactcagcataagcgtggtgctgatggtggtggccaatcgcgcgagttacggaaggttaaattttatttttttttcctattttcccatataaatatcgaaaaaagtcacttcgaggtcaatttcatcccatctaaaaatgtatggggaaaaacgggaaaaacccaagatgaaaatttgatatttgaaaccgcccatattctgaatcaagagttccaaaaatacggttctcagggtggccagtgaatttcagattttgatttcccggttttctcccggttttttcccgaaattttcattttttcccggttttacttgcttgtttacttgtgttgaataatcggttcaggagctgttccaggataaatttcagaacttacatatgtttgaattttcaattaaactcctgggtgaacttcaagagattcttttgggtaaaattcagaaataatctcttaagaattttaattcctgatgacatttttttttttgcaatgccaatgaaacataggtttctgtaaaaactgtacatgtacatttttgcaactgtaaagtactttcacatttcttcgcatttttagtttgaacgtcaaaacatcatttccactagaattgatacagtatgcctgatacttgtgttataattttgaagatgtttcatatcaacttaatttaaacaacatgttcagattcagccatttttggcacacaggcttctttgaaaaatattcaaacttttgatggaaagcaattatataacagaaatgcttgcatgaatcgctcaagaaaccgtttttcttacgcagtacgcagttgcaaaggaatgacaattcaaatggctgtcactgtggaatttttattccaggaattggtctaaaactttcttgagcgattccttttgaacacgaaactggcctttgctgaattcctttgagcaatcgtTAATTACTTTTaacaatttaacatttttttttcagaaagcctataggctttattgttttgtgttcgtctctcatgttccatataataacattatttgttttagtaacacttgccaaaaaaaactgcttagaattacgtttggccaagtaaaaatactgattctaggtttcagtttagttgtacataactgttgttaaaatttag contains:
- the LOC109623330 gene encoding protein aurora borealis isoform X2, yielding MEQEAFLTPRKIFQNAFNAARKSTTGANSPSVKAYTPTSLSRTAAGTSRINLLPVIQTPPSRMVKGKVINPFEAHLTDRLHLPVICSPSLFQRPSTPQSGSVTQFEWTIDEVSYLGPANVEAHETQFMETPDPVLEAKAQAAISAYFKDHSIVPSPIDCQLRSQKIILNGESTAIDSFMGRKSKRKRDGVTQTVLTFPPILPKEVEDMLAPYFSFHDQTHESINESDTSIDHDARDASLRRKLFNCSAASTVSESRDQEDSLDHLDMHSLSPAPVTPEVDKESAQNLKRSRCFGSQEIRIDPEDISLSPVVEQEKESFGALSPISKSSTSPSPLKPGSNSTELSDHDAIYRSTPERPKSSVMAMNCSANSHHMSVDQGEKQVDLTVDFNDEDLSYEDNPLASSQSSSSVSQHPTTPLRHTPRERRRNRKNLSRSFLLYSDEDRFEEEQQDQQQLSKKEFHHRSFAAISRDNKENMSHSQGSRCLAKSVPETSSGGNFYRMDSGFNEEETRVSQETVEYETDVSMQSECCEGGDRQTPQRFEIAPRWKMSTMANSDGQHHTGCSIRL
- the LOC109623330 gene encoding protein aurora borealis isoform X1, whose translation is MEQEAFLTPRKIFQNAFNAARKSTTGANSPSVKAYTPTSLSRTAAGTSRINLLPVIQTPPSRMVKGKVINPFEAHLTDRLHLPVICSPSLFQRPSTPQSGSVTQFEWTIDEVSYLGPANVEAHETQFMETPDPVLEAKAQAAISAYFKDHSIVPSPIDCQLRSQKIILNGESTAIDSFMGRKSKRKRDGVTQTVLTFPPILPKEVEDMLAPYFSFHDNQQQTHESINESDTSIDHDARDASLRRKLFNCSAASTVSESRDQEDSLDHLDMHSLSPAPVTPEVDKESAQNLKRSRCFGSQEIRIDPEDISLSPVVEQEKESFGALSPISKSSTSPSPLKPGSNSTELSDHDAIYRSTPERPKSSVMAMNCSANSHHMSVDQGEKQVDLTVDFNDEDLSYEDNPLASSQSSSSVSQHPTTPLRHTPRERRRNRKNLSRSFLLYSDEDRFEEEQQDQQQLSKKEFHHRSFAAISRDNKENMSHSQGSRCLAKSVPETSSGGNFYRMDSGFNEEETRVSQETVEYETDVSMQSECCEGGDRQTPQRFEIAPRWKMSTMANSDGQHHTGCSIRL
- the LOC115262689 gene encoding peptidyl-prolyl cis-trans isomerase-like 1, which produces MLALQPGTTTAGIPDKLWQPHFVTFETTMGEISIELYWKHAPNTCRNFAELARRGYYNGTIFHRIIRDFMIQGGDPTGTGRGGQSIYGATFADEINADLKHTGAGVVSMANSGPDTNGSQFFITLAPTQWLDGKHTIFGRIHTGMQAIKRIGQVETDKNDRPVEQVKILKGKVEKY